A stretch of Acropora palmata chromosome 9, jaAcrPala1.3, whole genome shotgun sequence DNA encodes these proteins:
- the LOC141892954 gene encoding uncharacterized protein LOC141892954 isoform X1: MAAERFQTRTDEEEIEQLLHDKRSKSANKAADNAVRTLRDFCKDQNLDESFQELSKADLNSLLRKFCNKVCVNLGRREDFAANEEQREPQEFLKMKATGSRRCCKGKQDTGKA, translated from the exons ATGGCAGCTGAACGGTTTCAAACAAGAACtgatgaagaagaaattgagcaGCTTCTACATGATAAACGCTCCAAGTCAGCTAACAAAGCGGCCGACAATGCCGTGAGAACGTTGAGGGACTTCTGCAAAGACCAAAATTTGGACGAAAGCTTCCAAGAACTTAGCAAAGCAGACCTTAACTCCTTGCTCAGGAAATTTTGCAATAAAGTC TGCGTTAATTTAGGAAGAAGAGAGGATTTTGCAGCAAATGAGGAGCAGCGAGAGCCCCAAGAATTTTTAAAGATGAAGGCCACAGGAAGTCGACGCTGTTGTAAAGGGAAACAG
- the LOC141892160 gene encoding ectonucleoside triphosphate diphosphohydrolase 1-like, producing MGQQTPLLLLMVIGTRLLACESRRMYLKDRTIADSDPTKYAIVFDAGETKTKMVIYKIHSKTSPLHVKDVTQLHPSLTQVEPGIGWLAERPSAVEDYLLPLINAAGSTVPEEKQRSSPVFFLATGGMRRLREDLANATLKEVKRILSDKKKCPFEFDLKDARIISGGNEGMYGWITVNFLKETLLPGKFKATYGILDVGGASNENAFESSTNVTLSLTLGERKINLFSKSYLGYGLEQAYHRYLTIQMLSQQSLTKGVVKSPCHFKGCKENVTIGHLVVIIEGTASIETCRSFILEAFFSGSDGSPFYDQPDLEGDLFGYAGIFYIARNLGLVESGEIKLVSVATFEKSSRKSCSEDYKQTRTHKSVTRDCFRSNFIYELLAEGYGLNEDKVIQVGNKLEGFDLGWTLGAVLYNTRLLV from the coding sequence ATGGGACAGCAAACTCCGTTGCTATTACTCATGGTCATCGGAACAAGACTGCTGGCCTGTGAAAGTCGACGCATGTACTTGAAAGATCGGACGATCGCTGACTCGGACCCGACAAAGTACGCAATTGTATTCGATGCGGGAGAAACTAAAACCAAGATGGTGATCTACAAAATTCACTCGAAAACTTCACCATTACACGTCAAAGATGTAACACAACTCCACCCTTCCCTGACGCAAGTCGAACCAGGAATCGGTTGGCTGGCAGAAAGACCAAGTGCTGTAGAAGATTACCTCTTGCCTCTGATAAATGCCGCAGGGAGTACGGTCcctgaagaaaagcaaagatcCTCACCTGTTTTCTTTCTAGCCACGGGTGGCATGCGGCGTTTGAGAGAGGACCTCGCTAATGCTACACTAAAAGAAGTTAAAAGAATCTTAAGCGATAAAAAGAAGTGCCCTTTCGAGTTTGATTTAAAGGACGCGAGAATAATTTCAGGTGGAAATGAAGGAATGTACGGCTGGATTACCGTTaactttttaaaagaaacgCTTCTTCCTGGAAAATTCAAGGCAACCTATGGTATATTAGATGTGGGTGGAGCTTCGAATGAAAACGCCTTTGAATCGTCGACAAATGTTACGCTGTCTTTGACATTAggtgaaaggaaaattaatttattttcgaAAAGTTATCTTGGATACGGCTTAGAGCAGGCATATCATCGCTACCTCACGATACAAATGCTATCCCAGCAGAGCTTGACAAAAGGTGTTGTGAAAAGCCCCTGTCATTTTAAAGGTTGCAAAGAGAACGTAACCATTGGACACTTAGTAGTCATTATCGAAGGAACAGCGTCGATTGAAACTTGCCGATCTTTCATTCTTGAAGCATTTTTTAGCGGTTCTGATGGCAGTCCATTTTATGACCAACCTGATCTTGAAGGAGACTTGTTTGGTTACGCCGGGATATTCTACATTGCTAGAAACCTGGGTCTAGTGGAGTCTGGTGAAATCAAACTAGTGTCAGTAGCCACCTTTGAAAAGTCTTCCAGAAAGTCTTGCAGCGAAGACTACAAGCAGACTCGCACTCACAAGAGTGTTACGAGGGACTGCTTCCGAAGTAATTTCATTTATGAGCTTCTTGCAGAAGGTTACGGCTTGAATGAAGATAAAGTGATCCAAGTGGGTAACAAATTAGAAGGGTTTGATCTAGGCTGGACCCTTGGGGCTGTGTTGTACAATACGAGATTAttggtgtga
- the LOC141892264 gene encoding uncharacterized protein LOC141892264, which yields MMAGSRQNLFKWNRHTNLNAHNGRSNVKDWIKRVEQASTDAAREVFGNNYESILEQVHVDDDAMVEAQDLLDSWLHEKKNDDFNLHVQFNNEAWAKRGKPSDEVSRASVTDGYYGNHLLQSHDWTSPSSSNHSPSLDIMGREYDDDLNDEISVQQILRDMLDKKVVEKDILNDLGFDGSKKRKDPRPKMELRHKQVKEKGEARQKELEKKRRENTARKQAEAEARQQLIREEKEKQARIKKEEDEISKEMAKIRRVMEEERKASKEKIDSDRHKEQEAELLARQYLEEEQKKKEERLRKEFEEKEEMRQMLLEEMERKAADEARSNLRIVQRHFSAWYSVVASQRIKVGKARAMSDWRCKFRAWNAWRAYVNHIRSDKEAYAVTMEMKEKHRKEQLSSKLYRRHLLTRYLRAWQKWVKTEQEDQQLREEHNKKTQKMAALLEAAATGRLWSERGGKMEISLELQDIEDDANEQTTSTARKVDEIFTQPTRIVPNKHASKGEGPLDESPPMDVANRNKPPMSKTAWTHQATRESIKKNHRTEKETTVKSQRQRTYSEVENIAEIRLSSPKNVDNHKRKNNSNPSFSRCKSEERLEYHGLEEKHLSEPSGNSALSDDNNSIERSKSTSREAVVKSQKPTTKPLLLAMEQRAQQRTLRKKAVEEKKRKAEEEKLAFLKKEQERKEAELIAEKQEALRKRREEKRIARELELKKQRQLEHSRHQMTIATQHYRSILLVKFGLLPWRRLVAMMHENMSRATLHHNRILLSMSFHPWLEYAKQTREERDEAADFLYNKILLRRTWKQWRKFGQHAVRLQIVAEDFCCAYFVKKYFRLWQDYVTEQQIMLWEKERMAEEHDQWRLKKVALTYWKKYIPMKRAERERETRRAELRKRVSSWLPDFQNLTETSP from the exons ATGATGGCTGGATCGAGGCAAAACTTATTCAAGTGGAACCGACACACAAATTTAAATGCA CACAATGGGCGGAGTAATGTGAAAGACTGGATCAag aGAGTAGAACAAGCCTCAACTGATGCAGCAAGGGAGGTGTTTGGGAATAATTATGAAAGTATTCTGGAGCAAGTtcatgttgatgatgatgcaATGGTGGAAG CGCAAGATCTATTAGATTCTTGGctgcatgagaagaagaatgatgatttcaatttacatgttcaGTTTAATAATGAGGCATGGGCCAAGAGAGGCAAACCTTCAGATGAGGTGTCACGAGCTTCTGTCACAGATGGCTACTATGGCAACCATCTGTTACAGTCACATGACTGGACTTCTCCAAGTAGCTCCAACCATAGCCCTTCTCTTGATATTATGG GTCGAGAATATGATGATGACCTCAACGATGAAATTTCTGTACAGCAAATTTTGCGCGATATGCTTGACAAGAAAGTTGTGGAGAAAGACATATTGAATGATCTTGGGTTTGATGGTagcaaaaagagaaaggaTCCAAGACCAAAGATGGAACTTAGGCACAAACAG GTCAAGGAAAAAGGCGAAGCGAGACAAAAAGAATtggaaaagaagagaagagaaaacaCGGCTCGCAAACAAGCTGAAGCAGAAGCTCGCCAGCAGCTGATCAGagaagagaaggaaaaacaagcGCGAATCAAAAAAGAGGAAGATGAGATCAGCAAAGAAATGGCAAAGATACGAAGAGTTAtggaagaagaaaggaaagctagTAAAGAAAAGATAGACAG CGATCGCCATAAAGAACAGGAAGCTGAGTTGCTTGCTCGCCAGTATCTTGAGGaagaacagaaaaagaaagaagagaggTTGAGGAAGGAATTTGAAGAGAAAGAAGAGATGAGACAGATGTTACTAGAGGAGATGGAGAGAAAGGCAGCAGATGAGGCCAGAAGCAATCTGAGG ATTGTCCAAAGACACTTCTCAGCTTGGTATTCAGTTGTGGCATCTCAGAGAATCAAAGTAGGCAAAGCACGTGCAATGTCTGATTGGCGCTGCAAATTCAGAGCGTGGAACGCTTGGAGGGCCTATGTCAATCATATCAGATCGGACAAGGAGGCATACGCAGTTACcatggaaatgaaagaaaagcatAG AAAAGAGCAACTGTCGTCTAAACTTTACCGCCGTCACCTGTTGACACGCTATTTGCGGGCGTGGCAAAAGTGGGTTAAAACCGAACAGGAAGATCAACAGCTAAGAGAAGAACACAACAAAAAGACCCAAAAAATGGCCGCTTTGCTAGAGGCAGCAGCCACTGGAAGGCTGTGGAGTGAAAGGGGAGGCAAGATGGAAATCAGTTTGGAGTTGCAAGATATTGAAGATGATGCCAATGAACAGACAACAAGTACTGCAAGGAAAGTG GACGAAATTTTCACACAACCAACAAGGATTGTGCCCAATAAACATGCCTCAAAAGGAGAGGGGCCATTGGATGAAAGTCCACCAATGGATGTTGCCAATAGAAATAAGCCCCCAATGTCGAAAACAGCATGGACACACCAAGCAACGAGAGAATCGATCAAGAAAAACCAcagaactgaaaaagaaacgacagtAAAGTCTCAAAGACAACGGACGTACAGCGAAGTAGAAAACATTGCCGAAATTCGTCTCTCGTCTCCAAAAAATGTAGACAATCATAAACGTAAGAATAATAGCAATCCTAGCTTTTCTAGATGTAAATCAGAAGAACGACTGGAATATCATGGCTTAGAGGAGAAACATTTAAGTGAACCGTCGGGAAATAGCGCATTATCTGACGATAACAATTCTATAGAGCGCAGCAAATCCACTTCAAGAGAAGCCGTGGTTAAGTCGCAGAAGCCCACAACGAAACCGCTACTTTTAG CCATGGAACAGCGTGCACAACAACGCACTCTCCGAAAGAAGGCAGTGgaggagaaaaagaggaaagcgGAAGAGGAGAAACTG GCTTTTCTCAAGAAAGAACAAGAGCGCAAAGAGGCTGAACTGATAGCAGAGAAGCAAGAAGCTTTGCGCAAGAGGAGAGAAGAAAAGCGAATCGCCAGAGAG CTCGAACTAAAAAAGCAACGCCAATTGGAACATAGTCGCCACCAAATGACCATAGCAACGCAACATTATAGAAGCATCTTGCTCGTGAAGTTTGGCCTGTTACCTTGGAGACGACTTGTAGCGATGATGCACGAGAACATGTCACGCGCCACATTACATCACAACAGGATTTTGTTGAGCATGTCTTTTCATCCATGGTTGGAATATGCAAAACAAACGAGGGAGGAGAGAGATGAGGCAGCGGATTTTTTAtataacaaaattttattacGCAGGACATGGAAACAATGGAGAAAG TTTGGCCAACATGCTGTTCGACTCCAAATAGTAGCTGAGGATTTCTGCTGTGCTTACTTTGTGAAAAAGTACTTTAGACTCTGGCAGGATTATGTGACAGAACAACAAATCATGTTgtgggaaaaagaaagaatggcTGAAGAACACGATCAATG GCGATTAAAGAAAGTGGCGTTGACATACTGGAAGAAATACATACCTATGAAAAGAGCTGAAAGGGAGAGAGAAACCAGGCGAGCAGAATTGAGAAAAAGAGTTTCCTCGTGGCTTCCTGATTTTCAGAACTTGACTGAAACATCGCCCTGA
- the LOC141892954 gene encoding uncharacterized protein LOC141892954 isoform X2, producing the protein MAAERFQTRTDEEEIEQLLHDKRSKSANKAADNAVRTLRDFCKDQNLDESFQELSKADLNSLLRKFCNKVCVNLGRREDFAANEEQREPQEFLKMKATGSRRCCKGKQKSHSS; encoded by the exons ATGGCAGCTGAACGGTTTCAAACAAGAACtgatgaagaagaaattgagcaGCTTCTACATGATAAACGCTCCAAGTCAGCTAACAAAGCGGCCGACAATGCCGTGAGAACGTTGAGGGACTTCTGCAAAGACCAAAATTTGGACGAAAGCTTCCAAGAACTTAGCAAAGCAGACCTTAACTCCTTGCTCAGGAAATTTTGCAATAAAGTC TGCGTTAATTTAGGAAGAAGAGAGGATTTTGCAGCAAATGAGGAGCAGCGAGAGCCCCAAGAATTTTTAAAGATGAAGGCCACAGGAAGTCGACGCTGTTGTAAAGGGAAACAG
- the LOC141892265 gene encoding uncharacterized protein LOC141892265, translated as MSVMKDITNLTLNAVENSHERSPERDIFVSQNPRRKRTANQAALDRFLKTAGQISGDLSSEDNTSPKSESEGHETVVPAVMTPESELRKRVKLLKTRKRLPLGVDTRSDGSSSPSISVVLNGLSKSQLLDLVNTLVMERHPDLEQEVRGLIPEPDLQELEEKLQYFQRNIYKSFPYTRYGSSRDAFCYRRVSTHLAIFKKVCINLGNTLLSSQLWDSSVSYVLMAWTYVDGMPNWENTAHNKSKEQCFKTLAVQCKKALTKLTSSLTQDKCHDLLERMKEACKQNTELEPCVTLLTGLQSKF; from the exons ATGTCTGTTATGAAGGATATCACAAATTTGACGTTAAATGCGGTGGAGAATAGCCACGAACGCTCACCAGAGAGAGACATTTTTGTCTCGCAGAACCCACGAAGAAAGAGAACTGCGAACCAGGCAGCACTCGATCGTTTTTTGAAGACTGCTGGGCAGATATCAGGAGATTTGAGCAGCGAAGACAATACGAGCCCCAAAAGCGAAAGCGAAGGACATGAAACTGTTGTTCCAGCTGTTATGACACCTGAAAGTGAACTGAGGAAGAGAGTGAAGCTGCTGAAGACACGTAAGCGTCTTCCCCTCGGGGTTGACACACGAAGCGACGGATCTTCGTCGCCCTCTATTTCGGTTGTACTGAACGGTCTCTCCAAATCGCAGCTTCTAGATTTAGTGAACACTTTGGTAATGGAGAGACATCCAGATCTAGAGCAG GAGGTGCGAGGCCTTATTCCAGAGCCTGATCTCCAAGAATTAGAGGAAAAATTGCAGTATTTTCAACgaaatatttacaaatctTTTCCATACACGCGTTACGGGTCCTCGCGTGACGCGTTTTGTTATCGTCGCGTGAGCACTCATTTGGCCATCTTCAAG AAAGTGTGTATCAACCTCGGGAACACCCTACTCTCATCACAGCTGTGGGACTCATCAGTCAGTTATGTTCTTATGGCATGGACATATGTGGATGGCATGCCAAATTGGGAAAACACAGCACATAATAAAAGCAAGGAACAGTGTTTTAAAACACTAGCTGTTCAATGTAAAAAAGCTCTCACAAAATTGACGAGCAGCCTGACACAAGATAAATGCCACGATTTGTTGGAAAG GATGAAAGAAGCCTGTAAACAGAACACTGAACTAGAGCCGTGTGTGACCCTTTTGACAGGATTGCAATCCAAGTTTTAG